A genomic window from Salmo salar chromosome ssa23, Ssal_v3.1, whole genome shotgun sequence includes:
- the LOC106584709 gene encoding cytochrome c oxidase subunit 5A, mitochondrial, whose amino-acid sequence MFRAAVRLSVSGARSLTRPQLGRTAPLAQRCYSHGGKLESDEEFDARWVTYFNKADIDAWELRKGMNTLIGYDLVPEPKILEAALRACRRLNDLASAIRILEAVKDKSGPHKKIYPYLIQELRPTLDELGISTPEELGMD is encoded by the exons ATGTTTCGAGCCGCCGTCCGACTTTCAGTGTCCGGTGCCCGGAGTTTGACACGGCCGCAGCTCGGACGTACAG CTCCCCTGGCCCAGAGGTGTTACTCCCATGGTGGGAAGCTGGAATCGGACGAGGAGTTTGATGCCCGCTGGGTAACCTATTTTAACAAGGCAGATATTGATGCATGGGAGCTGAGGAAAG GGATGAACACGCTGATTGGGTACGACCTGGTGCCTGAGCCTAAGATCCTGGAAGCAGCCCTCCGAGCCTGCCGCAGGTTAAATGACCTGGCTAGTGCCATCCGTATCCTGGAGGCTGTCAAG GACAAATCTGGCCCCCACAAAAAAATCTACCCATACTTAATTCAGGAGCTGCGACCAACACTAGATGAGCTTGGTATCTCTACACCTGAAGAGCTTGGCATGGACTAA